A genomic stretch from Aedes albopictus strain Foshan chromosome 2, AalbF5, whole genome shotgun sequence includes:
- the LOC115258597 gene encoding WD repeat domain-containing protein 83: MELVRKNIIECNQGAVRAVRYNVDGSYCLSCGSDKKIKLWNPYSGLLLKTYGGHAGEVMDAAGSCDSGFIVSVSADKSVIYWDVTTGLPVRRLRGHAGTVKCVKFNEDSSVAVSGSTDNTVMCWDVRTRKLEPIQTMREAKDCVTSLVVTEHKIIAASLDGSIRQYDLRAGELTCDTVGVPITHVVQTTDGQCLLAACLDGTIRLIDTDSGELLSEYRGHQTEDYHIECAVIKSDSQIISGSAEGCAVIWDLVEGSEVRRMYMGSGGVVHSLAPHPTGSDIMFARRRHVELWGLPSEEDGDEVEVIME; encoded by the exons ATGGAATTAGTGAGGAAAAATATTATAGAATGCAATCAAGGAGCGGTCCGTGCCGTGCGATACAATG TGGACGGCTCGTACTGCTTGTCGTGCGGTTCGGACAAAAAGATCAAGTTGTGGAACCCGTACTCGGGGTTGCTCCTCAAAACGTACGGTGGCCATGCCGGCGAGGTAATGGATGCGGCCGGTAGCTGCGACAGCGGCTTCATCGTGTCCGTTTCGGCGGACAAAAGTGTCATCTATTGGGATGTTACGACGGGTTTGCCGGTGAGGCGACTGCGGGGTCATGCCGGCACGGTCAAGTGCGTTAAGTTTAACGAGGATTCGTCGGTGGCGGTATCGGGGTCCACGGACAATACCGTCATGTGTTGGGATGTCAGGACACGGAAACTGGAGCCGATTCAGACGATGAGGGAGGCCAAGGATTGTGTCACTTCGCTGGTCGTGACGGAACATAAGATAATTGCTGCATCGTTGGACGGATCCATTCGGCAGTATGATCTGAGGGCCGGAGAGTTGACGTGTGACACCGTAGGGGTTCCCATAACGCACGTGGTTCAAACCACCGACGGACAGTGTCTGCTGGCGGCCTGTTTGGATGGCACGATTCGACTGATCGACACAGACTCCGGAGAACTGCTGTCCGAGTATCGGGGTCATCAGACGGAAGATTACCACATCGAGTGTGCGGTTATCAAGAGCGATTCGCAGATTATTTCCGGCTCGGCTGAAGGATGTGCAGTGATTTGGGATTTGGTGGAGGGTAGCGAGGTTCGTCGGATGTACATGGGCTCGGGAGGAGTGGTTCACTCGCTGGCGCCGCATCCGACCGGGAGCGACATCATGTTTGCACGACGACGGCACGTTGAACTGTGGGGATTGCCTTCCGAGGAGGATGGGGACGAGGTTGAGGTGATTATGGAATAA